Proteins from one Novosphingobium pentaromativorans US6-1 genomic window:
- a CDS encoding cupin domain-containing protein yields MPKIALETIPASNGTPYPAEFAGPFAGRWTRRVGSAAKFEDFGVSHVTLEPGAQSSQRHWHEQEDEFVVVLSGTATLVDDTGRTLMVPGDMAVFPKNDGNGHMLVNEGDQPCTLVAVGAHGRGDCHYPDIDMHLFHGKGWRRKDGTEFPEQE; encoded by the coding sequence ATGCCTAAGATCGCGCTCGAGACCATACCGGCGAGCAACGGTACGCCGTATCCGGCCGAGTTCGCCGGACCGTTTGCGGGTCGCTGGACGCGCCGTGTCGGAAGCGCTGCGAAGTTCGAGGATTTCGGAGTAAGTCATGTGACGCTCGAACCGGGCGCGCAGTCATCGCAGCGGCACTGGCACGAGCAGGAAGACGAATTCGTGGTCGTGCTGTCCGGCACTGCGACGCTGGTTGACGATACGGGGCGCACTCTCATGGTTCCCGGTGACATGGCCGTCTTCCCCAAGAACGACGGTAACGGTCACATGCTGGTCAATGAAGGCGATCAGCCCTGTACGCTGGTGGCTGTGGGTGCACATGGTAGAGGCGATTGCCACTATCCGGATATCGATATGCATCTGTTCCACGGCAAAGGCTGGCGCCGAAAGGATGGAACGGAATTCCCCGAGCAGGAGTGA